In Primulina eburnea isolate SZY01 chromosome 5, ASM2296580v1, whole genome shotgun sequence, a single window of DNA contains:
- the LOC140831727 gene encoding peroxidase 29: MVENMNIRILALIILLQILRFHAEGGGLFYNFYDRSCPQAENIVRAGLESASLTDPTTPSAILRLMFHDCQVQGCDASILLDANQHSELRSSKNYGIRKTELISVIKIALEAVCPLQVSCADIIVLAAREAVAMSGGPRIEVPLGRKDSFIPSSSALADSLLPPPDVGVDGMLRIFAKKGLTVEESVAILGGHTLGITHCSNIHSRLYHSQGGKKDAIEPKFKNFLKIICPPVSWASNISFVPNDLTPLTFDNQYFASAIHGRGLLRVDAEMPLHSRTGPFVTKFANDRGAFFRAFSSAFVKLGSSNVLTGTRGMIRRRCNALH, translated from the exons ATGGTGGAAAATATGAACATAAGAATTCTTGCACTGATAATTCTCTTGCAAATTCTGAGATTTCATGCGGAAGGAGGCGGGCTCTTCTACAATTTCTACGATCGATCTTGCCCGCAGGCGGAGAACATTGTTCGAGCCGGGCTCGAATCTGCCTCGCTCACTGATCCTACCACCCCTTCAGCTATTCTAAGGCTCATGTTTCATGACTGCCAAGTTCAG GGTTGTGATGCATCGATTCTCCTGGATGCAAACCAACACTCCGAACTGCGTTCATCAAAGAATTATGGGATTCGAAAGACGGAGTTAATAAGTGTAATAAAAATAGCTCTAGAGGCAGTGTGCCCCTTGCAGGTTTCATGTGCAGACATCATAGTATTAGCTGCTCGGGAAGCCGTTGCCATGTCTGGAGGGCCAAGAATCGAGGTCCCGTTGGGGCGCAAAGACTCTTTCATCCCTTCGAGTTCGGCGTTGGCGGACTCTTTGCTCCCTCCACCAGATGTTGGGGTTGATGGCATGCTCCGAATTTTTGCAAAAAAGGGCTTGACGGTTGAAGAATCCGTTGCCATTTTGG GGGGACATACTCTAGGGATCACGCATTGTTCAAATATCCATTCTCGACTATACCATTCCCAGGGAGGTAAAAAGGATGCAATCGAGCCCAAGTTcaagaattttttgaaaattatctGTCCTCCTGTGTCATGGGCGTCGAACATAAGCTTCGTGCCGAACGACCTTACACCATTGACATTCGACAATCAGTACTTTGCTAGTGCAATTCATGGTCGGGGGTTGCTTAGAGTTGATGCTGAAATGCCTCTACATTCACGAACTGGACCGTTCGTGACTAAGTTTGCTAACGATCGAGGGGCGTTTTTTCGGGCTTTTTCTTCTGCTTTTGTGAAGCTAGGGTCTTCGAATGTTCTTACAGGGACTCGAGGCATGATCAGGAGAAGATGTAATGCACTTCATTGA